Proteins encoded by one window of Salarias fasciatus chromosome 1, fSalaFa1.1, whole genome shotgun sequence:
- the LOC115388557 gene encoding ammonium transporter Rh type C 2, which produces MGNCCESAANFFGPQKNTNMRVSLPAVCFVWQIAMIVLFGVFIRYDEESDAHWIEYRRENNITSDIENDFYFRYPSFQDVHVMIFVGFGFLMTFLKRYSYGGVGFNFLIAAFGLQWALLMQGWFHALNPETGKITIGVESLINADFCCAGSLIAFGALLGKVSPVQTLVVALFGVTLFAVEEYIILDLLHCRDAGGSMVIHCFGGYYGLAISWVLYRPNLHLSKRHHGSIYHSDLFAMIGTLYLWMYWPSFNSAITDHGDGQHRTAINTYLALASSVLTTVALSSMHQKRGKLDMVHIQNATLAGGVAMGTAAEFMITPYGALIVGFCMGIISTFGYLYISPFLEKTLKLQDTCGVHNLHAVPGMLGGFIGAIVAAAASESVYGREGLINTFDFEGEFADRTPGTQGGFQAAGTCVSIAFGLVGGAIVGFILRFPIWGDPGDDNCFDDEVYWELPEDEETVPPVLEYNNHMIHKQQEISESNFSVEQS; this is translated from the exons ATGGGGAACTGTTGTGAGAGCGCCGCCAACTTTTTTGGCCCGCAGAAGAACACCAACATGCGGGTCAGCCTGCcggccgtctgcttcgtctggCAGATTGCAATGATCGTGCTGTTTGGAGTTTTCATCCGGTACGACGAGGAGTCGGACGCACACTGGATTGAGTACCGGAGAGAAAACAACATCACCAGCGACATTGAGAACGACTTCTACTTCAGATATCCCA GCTTCCAGGACGTCCACGTCATGATCTTTGTCGGGTTTGGTTTCCTCATGACGTTTCTGAAGCGCTACAGTTACGGTGGCGTGGGCTTCAACTTCCTGATTGCGGCCTTCGGTCTGCAGTGGGCTCTTCTCATGCAGGGCTGGTTCCACGCGCTCAACCCTGAAACTGGAAAAATCACCATCGGAGTGGAGAG CTTGATCAACGCGGACTTCTGCTGTGCCGGCTCTCTGATCGCCTTCGGCGCCCTCCTGGGGAAAGTCAGCCCCGTCCAGACTCTGGTGGTCGCTCTGTTCGGCGTGACACTGTTTGCTGTGGAGGAGTACATCATCCTCGACCTTCTTCAC TGCAGAGATGCCGGTGGCTCCATGGTCATCCACTGCTTCGGAGGGTACTACGGCTTGGCCATCTCCTGGGTGCTCTACCGACCAAACCTTCACCTCAGCAAACGCCACCATGGCTCCATCTACCATTCTGACCTGTTCGCCATGATCG GGACGCTCTACCTGTGGATGTACTGGCCCAGTTTCAACTCCGCCATCACCGACCACGGCGACGGGCAGCACAGAACAGCCATCAACACCTACCTCGCCCTggcctcctctgtcctcaccaCGGTGGCTCTGTCCAGCATGCATCAGAAGAGAGGAAAGCTGGACATG GTGCACATCCAGAACGCCACTCTGGCAGGTGGTGTTGCCATGGGAACAGCGGCAGAGTTCATGATCACTCCATACGGCGCACTCATTGTGGGTTTCTGCATGGGCATCATCTCCACCTTCGGTTATCTTTACATCTCG CCTTTCCTGGAGAAAACCCTCAAGCTCCAGGACACATGCGGCGTCCACAACCTGCACGCAGTACCCGGGATGCTGGGCGGCTTCATCGGTGCCATCGTTGCTGCAGCAGCCAGCGAATCAGTCTACGGCCGCGAGGG GCTGATCAACACCTTTGACTTTGAGGGCGAGTTTGCCGACAGGACCCCGGGGACACAGGGGGGCTTCCAGGCTGCCGGCACATGTGTGTCAATTGCTTTTGGGCTTGTTGGAGGCGCTATTGTTG GCTTCATCCTGAGGTTCCCCATCTGGGGCGATCCAGGTGATGACAACTGTTTCGATGATGAAGTTTACTGGGAG CTCCCTGAGGATGAGGAGACTGTCCCTCCTGTTCTTGAGTACAACAACCACATGATACACAAGCAGCAAGAAAT CTCTGAGTCAAACTTCTCTGTGGAGCAGAGTTAG